One Aciduliprofundum boonei T469 genomic region harbors:
- a CDS encoding isopentenyl phosphate kinase: protein MAWSTYGISGVLAIVRDRMGLSVIKLGGSLLTDKSKPYTMRKEKFREIARELKESMDEMIIVHGVGSYGHPPVKEYKLYRGYTGKENLLNLAKTQSIVFELRLEFVRALQEEGINAMIFLPSSQIVAEGMKIKKICIEPIKRFLEMGMTPVFGGDIVVDTKMGYSVCSGDLIAAHLASELNAERLIFATDVDGIYTKDPKKDKNAKLLKEINLENMDELAKLTGSAFTDVTSGMYGKIETIRKYKNDLKNTEIVILSMLKEGNLKAYMRNMKDAKYTKIKIK from the coding sequence ATGGCCTGGAGTACATACGGTATTTCAGGCGTTCTGGCAATTGTGAGGGATAGAATGGGATTGAGTGTAATAAAATTGGGTGGCTCGCTGCTCACAGATAAATCGAAGCCTTACACAATGAGGAAAGAAAAATTTAGAGAAATTGCTAGAGAGTTGAAAGAGAGTATGGATGAGATGATAATAGTTCATGGTGTGGGCTCTTATGGACACCCGCCTGTTAAGGAGTACAAACTTTACAGGGGTTATACAGGAAAGGAGAATCTTTTAAATTTAGCAAAGACGCAGAGCATAGTGTTTGAATTGCGTTTGGAATTTGTTAGAGCTTTACAGGAAGAGGGAATAAATGCCATGATTTTCCTGCCGAGTAGCCAGATAGTTGCAGAAGGAATGAAGATAAAAAAGATTTGTATTGAACCAATAAAGAGATTTTTAGAGATGGGAATGACTCCAGTGTTTGGTGGAGACATTGTGGTTGATACTAAGATGGGTTATTCAGTTTGTTCGGGAGATCTTATTGCAGCACATCTTGCCTCTGAGCTAAATGCTGAGAGATTGATTTTTGCAACAGATGTGGACGGAATTTATACAAAGGACCCGAAAAAAGATAAAAATGCAAAATTGCTGAAAGAAATAAATCTAGAAAATATGGATGAATTGGCTAAATTAACGGGTTCTGCTTTCACTGATGTGACCTCAGGTATGTACGGCAAAATAGAGACCATTAGAAAATACAAGAATGATTTAAAGAATACAGAAATAGTCATTCTTTCTATGTTAAAAGAGGGCAATTTAAAAGCATATATGAGAA
- a CDS encoding diacylglycerol/polyprenol kinase family protein, with amino-acid sequence MGLLGFIGIPIVEDIVAFFITLIAIFGLIGINDKLRNSGKLSINVSRKIIHTFAAPIYIFFFPFYSGSWYSPLIAMIVPLIFALKFLTVGLGIAKDEAFVNTMSRSGDPRELLRGTFYYTLVMIFVTLFWWTHPLALVSFSILAFGDGFADIIGRNYGKHKIKVPAGNKTWEGSLGGMLLMGFLLTMLMVLFYGLMGATVVSSGTLVYKYSLSSLKDFFLPVLILAVIAMFTELYSPKDVDNIIIPSVVIIFGALLILAGLWPGVHTVFQAFWQL; translated from the coding sequence ATGGGATTGCTGGGGTTTATAGGGATACCGATTGTTGAGGATATAGTGGCCTTCTTCATAACTCTCATAGCAATTTTTGGCTTGATAGGAATAAATGATAAACTTCGCAACTCTGGAAAGTTAAGCATAAATGTATCTAGAAAAATTATTCATACCTTTGCAGCTCCAATTTACATATTCTTTTTCCCGTTTTACTCTGGTAGCTGGTACTCACCACTTATAGCTATGATTGTACCACTTATCTTTGCACTTAAGTTTCTTACAGTTGGGTTGGGCATAGCGAAGGATGAAGCTTTTGTAAATACCATGTCTCGCTCAGGAGATCCGAGAGAATTACTGAGGGGCACTTTCTATTACACCTTGGTTATGATTTTTGTAACTCTCTTTTGGTGGACACATCCTCTCGCCTTGGTATCATTTTCCATACTTGCCTTTGGCGATGGGTTTGCAGATATAATAGGCAGGAATTATGGAAAGCATAAAATTAAAGTGCCTGCAGGAAACAAAACATGGGAGGGCTCTTTGGGAGGAATGTTATTGATGGGTTTCCTTCTCACAATGTTAATGGTCCTCTTCTATGGACTTATGGGAGCTACGGTGGTGTCCTCAGGTACTTTGGTTTATAAGTACTCATTATCATCCCTTAAAGACTTTTTCCTGCCTGTGCTAATTCTTGCTGTTATAGCAATGTTCACAGAACTTTACAGCCCCAAGGATGTTGATAATATAATAATTCCTTCGGTGGTAATAATATTTGGGGCTTTGCTCATATTGGCTGGTTTATGGCCTGGAGTACATACGGTATTTCAGGCGTTCTGGCAATTGTGA